Genomic window (Mycolicibacterium smegmatis):
GAAATCGGGTCTGTCCAAGGCACATCGCACCAAGCTGCTCGGCGCCGTCGACTACATCGCGGCGGCCGAGACCGTGGTGCGGGTGGCAACCGATGCGCCCGTGACGTTTTCGACGCCGACGGACACCCTGCCGCTGGCCGCCGGCGACCCGGCACGGGTCGCCGAACTGGCCGCGGCGTACGGGGTGTCCTCGTCGATCAGCCGGTTGCAGACCGCACTGGACCAGCTGCCCGACTGATCCGGTCTACTTCGGCCGGCCGACCTCGTAGGTGCCGTCGTCGTTCTGGAACGTCACGGTGACCTGACGCTTGGTGCCGTCGATGCTCACCTCGCAGGTGAAGGTGTCGCCCTTCTTCACCACGGGGTTCTTGCCGCCGTTGCACTTGACGTCCTTGACGTTCTTGGCGCCGTAGCCGTTGGTCTCGTCGGTGAGGATCTGCTGAACCCCGGTCTGGGCCTTGTCGATATCGAGTTCGGTGGTCACGGCCCATCCGGGAACCCAGAAGAACAGGACCGCGAGCACGATGAGCACCAGTGCGGCGGCACCGAGGCCACCGAAGAGCAGCAGCGACTTCTTGGACCCGTCAGCGCTTCCCGGTGGAGTGTAGGGCCCGAACTGACCGGGCTGACCGTACTGACCGGGCTGGCCGGGCTGGCCGGGCTGGCCGTACTGCCCCGGCTGGCCGTACTGCGGTTGCTGACCGTACTGACCGGGCTGCGGGTACTGGCCCGGCTGACCGTACTGACCCGGCTGGCCCGGCTGGCCGTACTGCCCCGGCTGGCCGTACTGCGGTTGCTGACCGTACGGCGGCTGCTGGCCGAACTGCTCGGGCGACGGGTAACCCTGTTGCGGCTGACCGTAACCGGGCTGAGCCGGAGGCTGGTACTGCGGATACTGCGGCTGCGGCTGCTGCGTGTAGGCCGGCGGCTGCCACGCCGGATTGTGGGTGGTGGGCTCCTCGGTACCGCCGGTCGGCGGCTGCCACGCCTCGCCGCCCGCCGGCTGATCCCGGCCGGGCTCGGGTTGCTGACCGGGCCACGGCTGCGCTGGGTCAGATCCCTGCGGTCCGCTCACTTTTTCTCCTTGGTCCTGTTCGCTGTCACCGTTGCCACACACTACCCCGCATCAACAGCGACGACGCCGCGCCGGACGTCGTTGATCGCGCGTTTCGCGGTATTGCGCAGCGCCGGGGTGGGGGCCGCGTTGCGCACCTGGTCGAGCAGATCGAGCACCTGACGGCACCACCGCACGAAATCCCCTGCCGACAGCGGAGAACCGGTCCCGGTGATGTCGGACGCGGCGAGGGCCGACGCGAGATCGCCCGTGGTGGCCCAGCGGTACACCGCCGTCACGAACCCCTCGTCGGGTTCACGGCCGGGCGCGATGCGGTGCCGCTGCTCGTCGCTGCGCAGCGCGGCCGACAGCCGCCGGGTGCGTACCAGCGCCTGCCGCAGCCCCGCGGTGGGCACGTCCGTTCCTGCCGGGACACCCTGCGCGTCGCCGCGGGACTCGTACAGCACGGCCGAGAGTACACCCGCGAGTTCGGCGGGTTCCAGCCCGTCCCACGCCCCGGCCCGCAGGCATTCGGCCACCAGCAGGTCGCTTTCGCTGTAGATGCGCGCCAGCAACCGGCCCGCGTCGGTGACCCGCGGTTGGCCCGCATGGTCCCCGTCGCCGGCCTCGATGTAGCCGCGTTCGCTGAGCAGCGCCACGATGCGGTCGAACGTGCGGGCCAGCGAGTTGGTCGCCGCGTTGACCTTCTGCTGGATCTGGAGGTTGTCGCGTTCGATCCGCAGATAGCGTTCGGCGATACGCACCTGCTCCTCGCGGTCGGGC
Coding sequences:
- a CDS encoding DUF4333 domain-containing protein, with product MSGPQGSDPAQPWPGQQPEPGRDQPAGGEAWQPPTGGTEEPTTHNPAWQPPAYTQQPQPQYPQYQPPAQPGYGQPQQGYPSPEQFGQQPPYGQQPQYGQPGQYGQPGQPGQYGQPGQYPQPGQYGQQPQYGQPGQYGQPGQPGQPGQYGQPGQFGPYTPPGSADGSKKSLLLFGGLGAAALVLIVLAVLFFWVPGWAVTTELDIDKAQTGVQQILTDETNGYGAKNVKDVKCNGGKNPVVKKGDTFTCEVSIDGTKRQVTVTFQNDDGTYEVGRPK